A window from bacterium encodes these proteins:
- a CDS encoding ABC transporter ATP-binding protein, with protein sequence MSDDLLTVDGLTVMYGGIIAVRDIAFTVAKGEIVALLGANGAGKSSTLQAVAGAVSATGAVRLRNEEIQTLTPAERVAKGIVLCPEGRRIFPYLTVQENLLAGAFLSKSPKETAERMEYGLSLFPLLRERLQQPGRTLSGGEQQMLAIARALMANPELLLLDEPSLGLAPVVAKTIFHTLNALRDAGVSLLLVEQNANAALKLADRAYVLETGIITHNGAADELARNVEVRKAYLGG encoded by the coding sequence ATGAGTGACGATTTACTGACAGTCGACGGCTTAACGGTCATGTATGGCGGCATCATTGCGGTACGGGACATTGCATTCACTGTGGCGAAGGGGGAAATCGTTGCCCTGTTAGGCGCGAACGGTGCGGGAAAAAGCTCCACGTTACAGGCGGTAGCCGGCGCGGTCTCCGCAACCGGTGCCGTTCGGCTTCGGAACGAAGAGATTCAGACCCTGACCCCTGCCGAACGGGTAGCGAAGGGGATTGTGTTGTGTCCCGAAGGGCGAAGAATTTTCCCCTATTTAACCGTACAGGAAAATCTTCTTGCTGGCGCATTTCTAAGTAAAAGTCCTAAGGAAACCGCGGAACGGATGGAATACGGGCTGTCGTTGTTTCCCTTGTTGCGCGAACGGTTGCAACAGCCGGGACGAACCCTCTCCGGCGGTGAGCAGCAAATGTTAGCGATTGCCCGCGCTTTGATGGCGAATCCTGAACTATTGCTACTCGACGAGCCTTCGTTGGGTCTTGCCCCAGTCGTAGCGAAAACTATTTTTCATACTCTCAATGCTTTGCGGGATGCCGGTGTCAGTCTATTGTTGGTAGAACAGAATGCCAACGCAGCGTTAAAGCTTGCTGACCGTGCCTATGTGCTGGAAACTGGAATTATCACCCATAATGGCGCTGCCGATGAACTCGCCCGCAACGTCGAAGTCCGAAAAGCGTATCTTGGCGGGTAG